One genomic window of Struthio camelus isolate bStrCam1 chromosome 1, bStrCam1.hap1, whole genome shotgun sequence includes the following:
- the NEK3 gene encoding serine/threonine-protein kinase Nek3 isoform X2 — MKHPNIVAYKESFEADGHLYIVMEYCDDGDLMQKIKHQRGKLFSEDTILQWFVQMCLGVKHIHDKRVLHRDIKSKNVFLTQNGKVKLGDFGSARLLARPASCVCTYVGTPYYVPPEIWESMPYNNKSDIWSLGCILYELCTLRHPFQANSWKHLILKICKGSYDPLPSHYSYELHYLIKQMFKRNPKNRPSATTILARGCLTKLMKNCLPSEMTAESEQALKETKKHEGSAARPKGNVTAGGRSNNEKKNRQSKEQSRKSSPLRQENIAKDLSKNTQEQRKSDEEEASEVLPGSSDLSHPHRRQWEKRISNTIVDVLENASLLSSSFTSEEVKSGCVTNYSENKPRKRWNKETPQTLMNILSNADVSLAFKTYTIYKPASENILKGPLSDGTEASDEVDGEHEAIITDLESLEPRSDEDDTDFDEEDDPDWVSELKMILKHGN; from the exons ATGAAACATCCCAATATTGTTGCCTATAAAGAATCATTTGAAG CTGATGGACATCTATATATAGTGATGGAATATTGTGATGATGGAGATCTAATGCAAAAGATTAAACACCAAAGAGGAAAGCTATTCTCTGAAGATACG ATCCTTCAGTGGTTTGTACAGATGTGCCTGGGTGTGAAGCACATTCATGATAAACGTGTGTTACATAGGGATATCAAGTCCAAG AATGTCTTCCTCACTcaaaatggaaaagtaaaattgGGAGATTTTGGGTCTGCACGTCTTCTTGCACG TCCAGCGTCGTGTGTTTGCACATATGTGGGAACTCCTTATTACGTACCTCCAGAAATATGGGAAAGCATGCCATACAACAACAAAAG TGATATATGGTCTCTGGGATGCATTTTATATGAGCTGTGCACTCTTAGACATCCA tttcaaGCCAATAGCTGGAAACATCTCATCCTTAAAATATGCAAAGGGTCCTACGATCCGCTACCATCTCATTACTCCTATGAGCTTCATTACTTAATAAAACAGATGTTTAAGAGAAATCCCAAGAACCGTCCATCAGCCACTACAATTCTTGCAAGAGGTTGTTTAACTAAACTTATGAAAAATTGTCTGCCTTCTGAG ATGACAGCTGAATCTGAACAGGCATTAAAGGAAACCAAGAAACATGAAGGCAGTGCAGCAAGACCGAAAG GTAATGTTACAGCTGGTGGAAGgtcaaataatgagaaaaaaaataga caaagtaaAGAACAAAGTAGGAAAAGTAGCCCCTTGCGACAGGAAAATATTGCCAAGGATTTGAGCAAAAACACACAGGAGCAAAGGAAATCTGATGAGGAGG AAGCTTCTGAAGTTCTCCCAGGAAGTTCTGATTTGTCACATCCTCACAGGAGGCAATGGGAGAAAAGGATATCCAATACCATAGTGGATGTCCTGGAAAACGCatccttgctttcttccagttttaCATCTGAAGAGGTTAAAA GTGGCTGCGTTACAAACTACAGCGAAAATAAGCCACGTAAGCGGTGGAACAAGGAAACTCCTCAGACCCTGATGAACATTCTCAGTAATGCAGATGTCAGCTTAGCATTTAAAACATACACGATTTATAAACCAG cgtctgaaaatatattaaaagggcCACTTTCTGATGGAACTGAGGCATCTGATGAAGTAGATGGTGAACATGAAGCTATTATCACAGATTTGGAGAGCCTTGAGCCTAGGAGTGATGAAGATGACAC GGACTTTGATGAGGAAGATGACCCAGATTGGGTGTCAGAACTGAAAATGATATTGAAACACGGTAACTGA
- the NEK3 gene encoding serine/threonine-protein kinase Nek3 isoform X1 has protein sequence MEEYKVLKVLGEGSFGRALLVHHESSGQKYAMKEIRLPVSSSDVENSRKEAILLAKMKHPNIVAYKESFEADGHLYIVMEYCDDGDLMQKIKHQRGKLFSEDTILQWFVQMCLGVKHIHDKRVLHRDIKSKNVFLTQNGKVKLGDFGSARLLARPASCVCTYVGTPYYVPPEIWESMPYNNKSDIWSLGCILYELCTLRHPFQANSWKHLILKICKGSYDPLPSHYSYELHYLIKQMFKRNPKNRPSATTILARGCLTKLMKNCLPSEMTAESEQALKETKKHEGSAARPKGNVTAGGRSNNEKKNRQSKEQSRKSSPLRQENIAKDLSKNTQEQRKSDEEEASEVLPGSSDLSHPHRRQWEKRISNTIVDVLENASLLSSSFTSEEVKSGCVTNYSENKPRKRWNKETPQTLMNILSNADVSLAFKTYTIYKPASENILKGPLSDGTEASDEVDGEHEAIITDLESLEPRSDEDDTDFDEEDDPDWVSELKMILKHGN, from the exons ATGGAAGAATACAAAGTGCTGAAAGTACTAGGAGAGGGATCCTTTGGGAGAGCTCTCTTAGTTCATCATGAAAGCAGTGGTCAAAAGTATGCAATGAAGGAAATAAGACTTCCAGTG TCTTCATCTGATGTAGAGAACTCTAGGAAGGAAGCTATTCTGTTGGCTAAAATGAAACATCCCAATATTGTTGCCTATAAAGAATCATTTGAAG CTGATGGACATCTATATATAGTGATGGAATATTGTGATGATGGAGATCTAATGCAAAAGATTAAACACCAAAGAGGAAAGCTATTCTCTGAAGATACG ATCCTTCAGTGGTTTGTACAGATGTGCCTGGGTGTGAAGCACATTCATGATAAACGTGTGTTACATAGGGATATCAAGTCCAAG AATGTCTTCCTCACTcaaaatggaaaagtaaaattgGGAGATTTTGGGTCTGCACGTCTTCTTGCACG TCCAGCGTCGTGTGTTTGCACATATGTGGGAACTCCTTATTACGTACCTCCAGAAATATGGGAAAGCATGCCATACAACAACAAAAG TGATATATGGTCTCTGGGATGCATTTTATATGAGCTGTGCACTCTTAGACATCCA tttcaaGCCAATAGCTGGAAACATCTCATCCTTAAAATATGCAAAGGGTCCTACGATCCGCTACCATCTCATTACTCCTATGAGCTTCATTACTTAATAAAACAGATGTTTAAGAGAAATCCCAAGAACCGTCCATCAGCCACTACAATTCTTGCAAGAGGTTGTTTAACTAAACTTATGAAAAATTGTCTGCCTTCTGAG ATGACAGCTGAATCTGAACAGGCATTAAAGGAAACCAAGAAACATGAAGGCAGTGCAGCAAGACCGAAAG GTAATGTTACAGCTGGTGGAAGgtcaaataatgagaaaaaaaataga caaagtaaAGAACAAAGTAGGAAAAGTAGCCCCTTGCGACAGGAAAATATTGCCAAGGATTTGAGCAAAAACACACAGGAGCAAAGGAAATCTGATGAGGAGG AAGCTTCTGAAGTTCTCCCAGGAAGTTCTGATTTGTCACATCCTCACAGGAGGCAATGGGAGAAAAGGATATCCAATACCATAGTGGATGTCCTGGAAAACGCatccttgctttcttccagttttaCATCTGAAGAGGTTAAAA GTGGCTGCGTTACAAACTACAGCGAAAATAAGCCACGTAAGCGGTGGAACAAGGAAACTCCTCAGACCCTGATGAACATTCTCAGTAATGCAGATGTCAGCTTAGCATTTAAAACATACACGATTTATAAACCAG cgtctgaaaatatattaaaagggcCACTTTCTGATGGAACTGAGGCATCTGATGAAGTAGATGGTGAACATGAAGCTATTATCACAGATTTGGAGAGCCTTGAGCCTAGGAGTGATGAAGATGACAC GGACTTTGATGAGGAAGATGACCCAGATTGGGTGTCAGAACTGAAAATGATATTGAAACACGGTAACTGA
- the NEK3 gene encoding serine/threonine-protein kinase Nek3 isoform X3 produces the protein MEYCDDGDLMQKIKHQRGKLFSEDTILQWFVQMCLGVKHIHDKRVLHRDIKSKNVFLTQNGKVKLGDFGSARLLARPASCVCTYVGTPYYVPPEIWESMPYNNKSDIWSLGCILYELCTLRHPFQANSWKHLILKICKGSYDPLPSHYSYELHYLIKQMFKRNPKNRPSATTILARGCLTKLMKNCLPSEMTAESEQALKETKKHEGSAARPKGNVTAGGRSNNEKKNRQSKEQSRKSSPLRQENIAKDLSKNTQEQRKSDEEEASEVLPGSSDLSHPHRRQWEKRISNTIVDVLENASLLSSSFTSEEVKSGCVTNYSENKPRKRWNKETPQTLMNILSNADVSLAFKTYTIYKPASENILKGPLSDGTEASDEVDGEHEAIITDLESLEPRSDEDDTDFDEEDDPDWVSELKMILKHGN, from the exons ATGGAATATTGTGATGATGGAGATCTAATGCAAAAGATTAAACACCAAAGAGGAAAGCTATTCTCTGAAGATACG ATCCTTCAGTGGTTTGTACAGATGTGCCTGGGTGTGAAGCACATTCATGATAAACGTGTGTTACATAGGGATATCAAGTCCAAG AATGTCTTCCTCACTcaaaatggaaaagtaaaattgGGAGATTTTGGGTCTGCACGTCTTCTTGCACG TCCAGCGTCGTGTGTTTGCACATATGTGGGAACTCCTTATTACGTACCTCCAGAAATATGGGAAAGCATGCCATACAACAACAAAAG TGATATATGGTCTCTGGGATGCATTTTATATGAGCTGTGCACTCTTAGACATCCA tttcaaGCCAATAGCTGGAAACATCTCATCCTTAAAATATGCAAAGGGTCCTACGATCCGCTACCATCTCATTACTCCTATGAGCTTCATTACTTAATAAAACAGATGTTTAAGAGAAATCCCAAGAACCGTCCATCAGCCACTACAATTCTTGCAAGAGGTTGTTTAACTAAACTTATGAAAAATTGTCTGCCTTCTGAG ATGACAGCTGAATCTGAACAGGCATTAAAGGAAACCAAGAAACATGAAGGCAGTGCAGCAAGACCGAAAG GTAATGTTACAGCTGGTGGAAGgtcaaataatgagaaaaaaaataga caaagtaaAGAACAAAGTAGGAAAAGTAGCCCCTTGCGACAGGAAAATATTGCCAAGGATTTGAGCAAAAACACACAGGAGCAAAGGAAATCTGATGAGGAGG AAGCTTCTGAAGTTCTCCCAGGAAGTTCTGATTTGTCACATCCTCACAGGAGGCAATGGGAGAAAAGGATATCCAATACCATAGTGGATGTCCTGGAAAACGCatccttgctttcttccagttttaCATCTGAAGAGGTTAAAA GTGGCTGCGTTACAAACTACAGCGAAAATAAGCCACGTAAGCGGTGGAACAAGGAAACTCCTCAGACCCTGATGAACATTCTCAGTAATGCAGATGTCAGCTTAGCATTTAAAACATACACGATTTATAAACCAG cgtctgaaaatatattaaaagggcCACTTTCTGATGGAACTGAGGCATCTGATGAAGTAGATGGTGAACATGAAGCTATTATCACAGATTTGGAGAGCCTTGAGCCTAGGAGTGATGAAGATGACAC GGACTTTGATGAGGAAGATGACCCAGATTGGGTGTCAGAACTGAAAATGATATTGAAACACGGTAACTGA